The following are encoded together in the Cynocephalus volans isolate mCynVol1 chromosome 4, mCynVol1.pri, whole genome shotgun sequence genome:
- the PTGDR2 gene encoding prostaglandin D2 receptor 2, producing the protein MLANATLKPLCPILEQMSRLQSHSNSSIRYMDHVSVLLHGLASLLGLVENGIILFVVGCRMRQTVVTTWVLHLALSDLLATASLPFFTYFLAVGHSWELGTTFCKLHSSVFFLNMFASGFLLSAISLDRCLQVLRPVWAQNHRTVAAAHRVCLLLWALAVLNTVPYFVFRDTIPRLDGRIMCYYNVLLLSPGPDHDATCHSRQAALAVSKFLLAFAVPLAIIASSHAAVSLQLRHRGRRRPGRFVRLVAAVVAAFALCWGPYHVFSLLEARAHDDAALRPLVWRGLPFVSSLAFFNSVVNPLLYVLTCPDVLRKLRRSLRTVLESVLLDDSELGGPGGRRRRRASSTATAASSSSLAGRRPPPLRPARLLGWLRGGRAVSPQRGRARSQDERGPLKPALSTASD; encoded by the coding sequence ATGCTGGCCAACGCCAcgctgaagccgctctgccccaTCCTGGAGCAGATGAGTCGCCTCCAGAGCCACAGCAACTCCAGCATCCGCTACATGGACCACGTGTCGGTGCTGCTGCACGGGCTGGCCTCGCTGCTGGGCCTGGTGGAGAACGGAATCATCCTCTTCGTGGTGGGTTGCCGCATGCGCCAGACGGTGGTCACCACCTGGGTGCTGCACCTGGCGCTGTCCGACCTGCTGGCCACCGCCTCCCTGCCCTTCTTCACCTACTTCCTGGCTGTGGGCCACTCGTGGGAGCTGGGCACCACCTTCTGCAAGCTGCACTCGTCCGTCTTTTTCCTCAACATGTTCGCCAGCGGCTTCCTGCTCAGCGCCATCAGCCTGGACCGCTGCCTGCAGGTGCTGCGGCCGGTGTGGGCGCAGAATCACCGCACAGTGGCCGCGGCCCACAGAGTGTGCCTGCTGCTGTGGGCCCTGGCGGTGCTCAACACCGTGCCCTATTTCGTGTTCCGGGACACCATCCCGCGGCTGGACGGGCGCATCATGTGCTACTACAACGTGCTGCTCCTGAGCCCGGGGCCGGACCACGACGCCACGTGCCACTCGCGCCAGGCGGCCCTGGCCGTCAGCAAGTTCCTGCTGGCCTTCGCGGTGCCGCTGGCGATCATTGCCTCGAGCCACGCGGCCGTGAGCCTGCAGCTGCGCCACCGCGGCCGTCGGCGGCCCGGCCGCTTCGTGCGCCTGGTGGCGGCCGTCGTGGCGGCCTTCGCGCTCTGCTGGGGGCCCTACCACGTCTTCAGCCTGCTGGAGGCGCGCGCGCACGACGACGCGGCGCTGCGGCCGCTCGTGTGGCGCGGGCTGCCGTTCGTCAGCAGCCTGGCCTTCTTCAACAGCGTGGTCAACCCGCTGCTCTACGTGCTCACCTGCCCCGACGTGCTGCGCAAGCTGCGGCGCTCGCTGCGCACCGTGCTCGAGAGCGTGCTGCTGGACGACAGCGAGCTGGGGGGCCCgggcggccgccgccgccgccgcgcctcCTCCACGGCCAccgccgcctcctcctcctcgctCGCCGGTCGCCGCCCGCCCCCGCTCCGCCCCGCGCGCCTTCTCGGCTGGCTGCGGGGCGGCCGGGCGGTGTCCCCGCAGAGGGGCCGGGCCCGATCCCAGGACGAAAGGGGCCCGCTGAAGCCGGCGCTGAGCACCGCCTCGGATTAG
- the CCDC86 gene encoding coiled-coil domain-containing protein 86, whose translation MDTPLRRSRRLEGLKPESPELPTSVSRARRTPVEFESNPEETREPVSLQNVRQPGPGSPRHQTETSPGSPSLRQEAGSGSPRRQLEPDRGSPQRHRDPSLESPRKLPETSPESPRRQPEPGGEPPQFSQGQGELDSELAQSKELTPGSPQHQLQPGPGSPEPYPGQQAPGPEPSRPLQELTPHVPGSPRGQQEPSKPPRGREMVTAGLGTKKSKGSSAQAPASKKLKEEEEEVPVIPKGRPKSGRVWKDRSKKRFSQMVQDKPLRTSWQRKMKERQERKLAKDFARHLEEEKERRRQEKKQRRAENLKRRLENERKAEIVQVIRNPAKLKRAKKKQLRSIEKRDTLALLQKQPPQRPAAKI comes from the exons ATGGATACCCCGCTAAGGCGCAGCCGGCGGCTGGAAGGCCTAAAGCCTGAATCCCCCGAGCTCCCCACCTCGGTTTCGCGGGCGAGACGGACCCCTGTGGAGTTCGAGTCGAACCCAGAAGAAACGAGGGAGCCGGTGTCTCTTCAGAATGTGCGGCAACCTGGTCCGGGGTCCCCCCGACATCAAACGGAGACAAGCCCGGGGTCACCCAGTCTGCGGCAGGAAGCAGGCTCGGGGTCCCCTCGAAGGCAGCTAGAGCCGGACCGAGGGTCCCCCCAGCGTCATCGAGATCCAAGCCTGGAGTCGCCTCGAAAACTGCCGGAGACGAGTCCTGAATCCCCCCGACGTCAGCCAGAGCCAGGTGGGGAGCCACCGCAGTTCTCCCAGGGCCAGGGAGAACTGGACTCGGAGTTGGCCCAGAGTAAGGAGCTGACACCGGGGTCCCCACAACATCAGCTGCAGCCGGGTCCAGGATCACCAGAGCCTTATCCCGGTCAGCAAGCGCCGGGTCCGGAGCCTTCGCGGCCACTGCAGGAGCTGACACCCCATGTACCCGGCTCCCCCCGGGGACAGCAGGAGCCGAGCAAGCCACCTAGGGGCAGGGAGATGGTGACAGCCGGCCTTGGGACAAAgaagagtaaaggttcttcagccCAGGCCCCAGCGTCCAAGAAgttgaaggaggaggaagaggaggttcCTGTAATCCCGAAGGGGAGGCCCAAGTCGGGACGGGTGTGGAAGGACCGCTCCAAAAAAAG GTTCTCTCAGATGGTTCAGGACAAGCCCCTGCGCACATCCTGGCAGCGGAAAATGAAGGAACGGCAGGAGAGAAAGCTGGCTAAGGACTTTGCCCGGCAcctggaggaggagaaggagaggcGCCGGCAG GAGAAGAAACAGCGCCGGGCGGAGAACCTCAAACGCCGCTTGGAGAATGAGCGGAAGGCAGAGATTGTCCAAGTG ATCCGAAACCCTGCCAAGCTCAAGCGGGCAAAGAAGAAGCAGTTGCGCTCCATTGAGAAGCGGGACACCCTGGCACTGCTGCAGAAGCAGCCACCCCAGCGGCCAGCAGCTAAAATCTGA